In Periplaneta americana isolate PAMFEO1 chromosome 4, P.americana_PAMFEO1_priV1, whole genome shotgun sequence, one DNA window encodes the following:
- the LOC138698770 gene encoding alpha-2C adrenergic receptor-like: MEIYPFEADERSNETSLDRFNINYLLFYDNDGDNSSFAGGNNTNSSYDLNNTIIILRGDSLYPSGYSMPHIIIASIVVTLLMIVVVVGNMLVIIAIATEKALKNIQNWFIASLAVADFFLGLVIMPFSLANEIMGYWIFGNWWCDIHSAMDVLLCTASIMNLCLISLDRYWSITQAVDYLKKRTPVRAAVMITLVWILSGLICIPPLLGWKVDRPAEEFPKCQVGTHFLELHRLLEHTAPRAHQI; the protein is encoded by the coding sequence atggagaTATATCCGTTCGAAGCAGATGAAAGGAGCAACGAAACTTCTCTGGATCGCTTCAACATCAACTACCTCCTGTTCTACGACAATGACGGCGACAACAGCAGCTTCGCCGGCGGGAACAACACCAACAGCTCGTACGACCTCAACAACACGATCATCATCCTGCGAGGCGACTCGCTCTACCCCAGCGGCTACTCCATGCCCCACATCATCATCGCCTCCATAGTGGTAACTCTGCTGATGATCGTGGTCGTGGTGGGTAACATGTTGGTAATCATCGCCATAGCAACGGAGAAGGCCCTCAAGAACATCCAGAACTGGTTCATCGCGTCGCTGGCCGTCGCGGACTTCTTTCTGGGGCTCGTGATCATGCCCTTCTCCCTAGCGAATGAGATCATGGGTTACTGGATATTTGGCAACTGGTGGTGCGACATCCACAGCGCCATGGACGTGCTGCTGTGCACCGCGTCCATCATGAATCTGTGCCTCATCTCGCTGGACCGCTACTGGTCCATCACGCAGGCCGTGGACTACCTGAAGAAGCGGACGCCCGTGAGAGCGGCGGTCATGATCACGCTGGTCTGGATCCTCAGCGGACTGATCTGCATCCCGCCCCTGCTGGGCTGGAAGGTGGACAGGCCGGCCGAGGAGTTCCCCAAATGCCAGGTAGGCACACACTTCTTGGAACTACACAGATTGTTGGAGCACACGGCTCCCCGTGCACATCAAATATAA